CACCCCGAGACGCCTCTCCCAGCCCCGAGGACTGGCCAGGAGGGACCACAGGGGGTCGGGATGCCCCGGCACTGGGTGACACCCCGATAACCGCGCGGGAGCAGCCCGTGCCGCTCTGCCGGGCTGGGGCACGCGCCCCGTCCCAGCCAGGGGGCTCGGAGCGATGCCCCATGGCATAGGAAGCGATGAACCCCAGTTTATCCCAGGGATAAACCctgccagggagcagctggcAAGCTCCTCCGGGAATGCACGTGGCCAGCAACCCCCTGGATCCCTCCTTGCTCTCTCCAGCCCCGTTTTGGCTGCGGCTGCCTGTGGCCGGGCAGCACCCAGAGCCGAAAATTTCCAGGAAATCTCTGCCAGGAGCCCGACTGCCCTCTGCAACCGCGCAGCCCGGTTCGGGGCCGGCCGGCGCTCGGCGCAGTTGCATAACTCGAATTTTCCTTATTGAGCAGCTCAATTAGCCGTGCCCGACCGCAGCGCGGCGCCTCCGTCGTTTAACCCTGCGTCCCCCGGCCTGGATTTTGCCTAGCGAGTccggcggcggcccgggagCCGCCGAGTCAACTGGTGCCGAGCGCCGCCGTCctcgggcggccgcggccgggggggaATTAGCCGAGCGGATGGGGCCAACGCGGGAGCAAACAGCGCCCCGGGGAAGGTGGCAGGGGGGAACCTGCTGGCCGCAGCGCCCAACGTTTGGCCTCCGTGGGGAGAGGCGCGGGAGGGTGCTGGGCACCCCGGGGTGCAGCGCTGGAGCGCAGCCACCGCGCACTTGGAGGCCAAGCAGATCGCGCCGGCCGAtaattgccttttatttttctttccgATGACACCCGTACCCAGAGGCCAGCAGCTGCCTTGGCAAAACCTAATCAAGGCTAATTAAGCGGCGAAGCTGGCCCGCGGCAGAGCGGCACGACCGGAGCCGCTAGGAAGGGCTGACGTTTCTCAtcccgccgccggggctgccgccgcctccGGCGCCCCCGAGTTCGCCGTGCCTTCGGCGCGGTGCAGCCCGAACGTGGGCCCCCGCATGCGCCCCACGCCGGCCACCTGGGACCCATGTCCGGGACGTTTGGGAATTGCCCGGTGCCGGGAAACGCCATCGGATTtaattaaccccccccccccccagcgccaTTCCCTGGGATGGGGCAGAGAGATGGGGATATCGATGAGAGCGCGGGAACTTTGGGGGTTCGAGCGGGGCGCTGAGATTTCTGGGGTGCTGCCCGCCGCGGCGAGGGCGGCACGGGGACCGGTGCGAAGCCCTTCCCCGGCCAGGGTGGCCCCCGCTCCGGCGAAACCCAGCGCGGCCCCTTCGGCAAGAGCCGGCGCCCACCAGCCCCGCCGGCTCGGGGGCAAAGCAGCCGCTGCAATTTTTAGGAAGGGCTGGGACGGCGTAAAAGCAGCTCGGGGCATCGCCGAACCAAACGCCCCCCTCCCCAACAAACCGGCGCGCCGGTGCCTTCCCGGGCCCGCCGGAAAGGGTTaagggggccgcggcggccggcgtTACACAAgcgcgcggcagcggcggcgggcgatACCGGAGCCCGAAGTGTGTCAGTAGGGCAGGATTACGGCGCCAGCGGGACCGGGGCTGAGTGACGGGCCGCGGCGCCAATgccggccggcgcggccgggcccccgcgTGCCGGTTATATAAGCGCCGCGGCGATGCCAGCAGGCCTGCAGTTAGGCAAGTCGTATTTACAGTGGGAGGAGAGCAAATACCGCAGCGAGGACATTTTAATTGCCGGCtggcttgtttttatttatttatttccagcCCTtcgctgttttttttttttttttttttttccccaccactCCCCTcggtgggatttttttttttttttttttttgccctctttggaaaaaggagggggggaaaagtGGGTGAGGAGGAGCCGGCTGCTGGGTTCCCGCGTTCGTTCGCTCCCGGGGAGGTGCCAGCAGGGATGAACCGGGAGCCCTCGCTGTGATTCAGCAATAAGTTATGACCGGAGCGGTAATTAAAAGCTGTTCTCGGCTTTAATTGCCCTAAAGCTGGAGTTAAGGCCGTATCTCCACGTCAGTCACTCGGGACTGAGCTCCTATTAGACCGTCAGGTGCTCTTCGTTAGCACATACTTGTTACCGGGATGCAATATTCCCAATTAGAGCCTCAAGAGGCTCCTGGCATGGACATCATCAGTCATgggctttttaaattttttttttttattttatttttatttatttttgctttacaaCCATTTGAAAGGCCCCGTGTTGCAAGTTAATTCCCAGCTTCAAAACGCCAGGGCTGGGAGTGCGTTCCCCTAAATAACCTTAACTCTGCCCAGCAGCCCACTGCTCCGAGGGTGCGTCCGGGCCGGGATTTGGCCTCTTCCTGTCCCGGCGCCAAAGGCTGGTGCCTTTCCAGGGGCTTTTTCGGATAGACGGACGGCGGGAGCAAGgtgccgcggcgcccgccgggcaCGCGGTGCCGGTAATTGCTGGGGGAAGGGAGTATCGGGGCGAGGATTCGAGGATGCATCATCCCGGCGTTCCCCCAATTACGTTGCACAAGGAGCGCCGCTTCCTGCCGGAGGTGGCTGCGGCATCGGCACCCTCCTCCGGCCGGAGCGGCGAgcacggacggacggacgggtGGATGGACGGACGGGTGGCTTTGGGTGGGAGATGGCGCAGGAACGAGTCTCCGTCCTCtcgcgcggccgcggccggaaGAACCGGGCCGTTTGGGGGGCGGTGGCGGCCCGAggtgccggcggccgcccgtGGGGTCCGGCGGGCTCCCGCTGTTAACGGGAAAGGACCCGGCCTCCCCCGGGCTGCGGcttctcccccccccgcccccatcCCCGAAATGCCGGCGGCGAGGAGAAACGCTTGTCCGGGCAGAAGGGAATTACCCGCGCCGAGGATTTACGGGGGCCCAGCAGGTCTTAAATAGCCCTAATCTGGCCGCGGGGTTTATTTTGGCGCGAGCGCGGCGCCCCGAGGCCGGAGatggccgggggggggggggtggggggggagggggggattaGTGGGCGCGGAGATGCTCGGCGGCACGTACGAGGCCCACGGCAGCGGCGGCATcgccgtccccgtccccgcgTGAAACGAGCAGGACGAAGCCCCTTAGCagctttgggggggggtggggaggggggagcagaTTTGCGGTGCTGCCGGTGGGGAAAGGGTCTGGGCCtgactgtgttttttcttttttctttttttttttcctgccccccccccccgtcgtCGTCGTCGCCCCTCCGCTGCAGCCCAAATCGAGGTGATCCCCTGCAAGATCTGCGGCGACAAGTCCTCGGGGATCCACTACGGCGTCATCACGTGTGAAGGGTGCAAGGtgagcggcgccgggcgcgggtCCCTCCGGCCGCGGGTCCCCCAACCCGCCGCcaagagccccccccccccccgccccccaaagGGCTCCGTCCGAcctcccgccgcccctcgcAGGGTTTCTTCCGGAGGAGCCAGCAGAACAACGCCAGCTACTCCTGCTCCCGGCAGCGAAACTGCCTCATCGACCGCACCAACCGCAACCGCTGCCAGCACTGCCGCCTGCAGAAATGCCTGGCGCTGGGCATGTCGCGAGACGGTGAGCGGCGGCCGGAGCCCGCGGAGCCGCTTCCGCTTCGGAGCGGGGAGGGACGGGCTGAAACAGGCCTCggcgctcccccccccccccccccccccccccggcgctcCGCTCTTAaggcgcccgcggcggctcggcgccTGGTTTTGGCCGTAGAACGgttgggttaaaaaaaaaaaaaaaaaaaaaaaaaagcatcccaAACTTTTGCGTTCGGAAATGGTCCAGGGTTCGGGCATTTGGGAATAAAAGTCCGCCGGCACGTGAGCTTAGAGCCCTACGGAAGCGGTTCTCAAGGGGTTAAACGACGGCTCTTGTGTTTCCtatagaaaaactgaaatcGATTCTGCTCGGTTTGACCCAGAATtgtggcggcgggggggagggggggatggTGGGGGAGTTGCACGAACCCAGGCTTGTAaatcccccccgcccccccccccccccaaagaggAGCCCCTCCGAGCCGGGACCCTGCGGCACCCGCGGGTGGCCCCCGCCGGCCGGGTTGCTGCCGCCGCTCGCGGTTCGCGGGGCCAAAGCTCCCGCTAACCGGGCGGCTTTTGCCTCGCCCCGGGCAGCGGTGAAATTCGGCCGCATGTCCAAGAAGCAGCGGGACAGCCTCTACGCCGAGGTGCAGAAgcaccagcagagccaggagcaaAGCGGCGTGCCCAAGGATGAGCCGGAGCCGCTCGGCCGCGTCTACACCACCAGCGTCGGCAGCGGCCTCTCCGACCTGGATGACATCTCCACCCTGTCGGACGGGCTCCTCTTCGACTTCCCCCTCACCCCGGACGGCGCCGGCGCCTACTACAACCTCGACCTGCTGGCCTCGGCGCAGCCCTCGCCCGACCCGTCCAGCCTGGACGTGGCCGAGGCCGCGCTCATCAAGCAGGAGTCCATCTACGAGCTGATGCTCGAGCCGGCCCTCTTGGCGCACGGCGCGCTGGAGGGCAGCCAGCTGGCCGCCGACATCTCCGTCCTCGAGATCGGTGAGCGCCCGGGGCAGGGCTACGTGCGGCCGACGGCAACCCTCGAGCGGTCGGGGGCAGCTCCGGGCTCTTCCCCTCCTCCGGGCTGAGCTCCGAGGCAGCTCGGTGCACCGGTAGCTGCGTAGAGTTGCCCCTGCTCCGGTCCCCGCTGGTCTCAGGTCCCCGTTACGCCGCGTGGGAGCCTCTTTTCCCACCTGCCCTTCCAGCCCTGGGTCCCCGCGGCCCTCGGGGGACAGCAGGGGCCCCCGTGCTGGGCTCACGGGCCGCTGCCCTCGCCTTGCAGACCGAATCGCCCAGAACGTGGTCAAGTCCCACCTGGAGACGTGCCAGTACACGACGGAGGAGCTCAAGCGCCTGGCGTGGACGCTCTACTCCCCCGAGGAGATCCGCGCCTTGCAGAGCAAGGTGAGAGCCCCTGCCGCAGCCATCGGCGAGGACCACGGTCACCAACCCCGTGGGGACACTCAGGGCCCTGGAGCTGCTCCCGGCACCAAGCCGAGAGGCACCGTGGGCAGGGATGAAAGCGAGAAGGACGAAGGGTCCTTGGTGCTTCGAGACGCCGGGAAAGCCTGCTGTTGGGGTTGGTAGGGGGAGTTTCATGGGTGGCATGTCCCCGGCACCCCAGTGCCACCACCCATGGGTACCAGAGAACATCCCCTAGCCCCTTCCCGGCTCCACGCAACGGGGAGATGGGGTGGATGGGGAGCCAGGGGTGACAGGAGGGACGGCGAACCTGGGATGACGGGGGGGTGACAACAAGCCTAGGGCAAATGAGGGGACAGTGAGCTCGGGGTGTTGGGGAGGGGACAGCGAGCCCGGGGCGATGGGGTCGGGGTGACGTGCCCACCACGCTTGCAGAGCTGCGAGGCCATGTGGCAGCAGTGCTCGCTGCAGATCTCCAACGCCATCCAGTACGTGGTGGAGTTCGCCAAGCGCATCGACGGCTTCATGGAGCTCTGCCAGAACGACCAAATCATCCTCCTCAAAGCCGGTAAGAGCTGGGCGTCCCGCTGCCCCCGTCGCCgtcccccgcggccgccccacGGGGCTGCAAGGGGCTGAGCGCTGCGCCTCGTGCCGGCTTGCCCGCGCGGCTCGCGCCCGCCTTTTGGGCTTTGGTACGGGGAGGGATGCGGAGAGTGGCCTTTTCTCCGTGCTCATCCTCAGCCGGACGTCACCTGGAAACCGGGACCAAGGCGGGTTTTGTAAAATCCCCGTGTAGGTGAACGGCATTCCCTGAGAAAGCTCCGCGAGACGTGACGTTTTCCCTAAGGCCCCGAGGCCTTTGGAAGGAAAACGTTGCAGGAaccggattttttttttttttttccagccacgGTTTTTGTAGGAGCAAAGCAGGGGGATGCACCTTGGCCATGTCCCTGTCCGGGTGCCACGTGCCATCCCCGTGTGTCCCCAGACCCCAGTACAGCGCCATACCCCCAGCCCAGGGCTGGCTGCGCTAGAGTTTAATCAgagtttctttgtttctttcttctgtgtttttcttttattattttgggttttttttttttttttttttttttttgctttcattctctctcctctctcgGTGCTCCACCATGACATCGATCACCCTCTGTTTCTGGATGCTAAATGTCTGGGATAATACTTTCCTTTTGTGAAATATTGTGGTTGCAATTAGAAAcctggttgggggggggggaggacacCACAAACCTCAAATTGAATTTATTTCACTAAATGTTTTGCTCTTGGGAATTAACAATTTGGACTTCCACCTTGCACTgggggcttttttctttcttgtcccTGGTCCTGGGACCATGGAAACACCCTCCTCCCCACCATCCCCTCCCCATCTGCTCTCCCTGTGCTACGCCAGGGTGCCTGGAGGTGCTCCTCATCCGCATGATCCGTGCGTTCAACCCCTTGAACAACACCGTGCTCTTCGAGGGCAAGTACGGCAGCGTGCAGATGTTCAAGTCGCTCGGTAAGGGTTGCTTCGGTTCGTCTCCTTTGGGGCTTTCGTCTCCACGCTTGGGGATAACCCAGGTTTCCCATCTAGTCTCTGCCAGTGTGCAGagccccaggtgctgctggcaTCACCCAGCAGGTTGGGGGGACACCTGGCTACGCGGAGCCATGACGTGCCCCTCTCTCCCGTGTCCCCCGTTAGGCTGCGATGACCTCATCAACGCTGTCTTCGAGCTGGGGAGGAACCTGTGCCGGCTCCAGCTGTCGGACGAAGAGCTCGCCCTCTTCACAGCTGCTGTCCTGCTCTCCCCGGGTGAGTGAGGACGCAAAGGACATGGGTGGCATGCTGCTGCCATGATTCCCTGAGCCTTGGTGCTGGCTGTGGGGAAGAGGCCACCCTTAAATCTCAGTGGGGAGAACTTCCTCAGCAGAAGGCCTAAGTCACTACCAGGGAAGGAGGGTGAGGAGAATGCATCTAGGTCCTGCCCAGACTCCTCAGCAGGTGCAGGACCTTTGGCCACAGACTCCATGCCATTCGCCAGTGAGGTGCCTGAATGTTGCTCACAAAAGGGTTGAGGGCATGGATGGGAGAGGAGCTGGGAAAGTCTAGGGAACCTTAAAACCCAACAGTGCTGGAGGCCTCAGGGTCCCGACACCAGGGCTGGGACCGGGGAGATGAGATGCCAGGTGTTGCAAAGGGCATGTGAGGTTGATCAGCCATCCTCAAAAACGTactgaagagcaggaaggtcTGTTAAGAGTAATGTGCATCCAAGCTGGATGGAGATCCCCATTTATAGTTCTGACTGGGCAACGGCCGATCTCCCCCTAGATCGCCCTTGGCTGACAGAGTCCAAGAAGGTGCAGAAGCTCCAGGACAAGATCTACATAGCCCTGCAGCACGAGATCCAGAAGAAACACTCCGCTGAGGACAAGCTCTCGAAGGTAACGGGGCTCGGCGCAAGCGGTGTGGGGAGTCTGGTtgaggcaggagcagggtcTTTGTATGCCTGGCTCAAGCTGGAGATGGGGCCCCTCTGAAGCTGAGTTAGTAGACAAGTTGTGGGGTGGCTTTCATCTTGGCCAtaaacaatgcaggtggctctaCCAGAGCTTGTTCTCCACCATCCCACCATGGGCATGTCTTGGTGATCCTTGGGACCTGCTGAAGGGGGAGGACAGTTTCTCCTTCCAAGCACTGAGCATCTCCATGGATTATAGGAGGGATCTAGACCTTCCAGGTGCAGATGTCCACACTCAGGCTGCACAAATCCAGGGAAATATCCACTATTGCCCAGGCACTCCTGTCCCtaaagctgcagctgccagcGCTGGGCAGTGACAGTGAGATGACCCAAAACATAATAGTTGTGGGCACTGGAGCCCCCAACCCATTCCCATTTCTCCAAAGGATGGGCCATACTAGTGCCAGGCAGGGCTGACAAGGAACCGAGTTTTCACTGgctccatctcttcctttccctgcagATGGTTTCCAAACTGCCCTTGATGAAGACTATTTGCAATCTGCACTTAGACAAGTTGGAGTTTTTCCGGCTTCTGCATCCGGAGACTGCTATGAACTTCCCTCCCCTCTACAAGGAGGTCTTCAACTCGGAGCTTCAGTACAGCGACCCACGGGAGAGCTAAGGCTCGGGGTGGCCAGCTCCCTTCTAATTCCCAAAGTTTGGAGATGAACTAAACTTCAGAGGTTTGGGGCAGTTTATTTAAATCAAGTAATCAAACCCAAGAGAACCTGTGGGGCCGGGGTAGCTCCCAGGCCCCGTTTCCTTGCTCTGGATTGCAATAGCTCTTGAATGTAAAGCACCTTGAAGGAAAAGCAACCTGACTTTGCCATACCAGTGAAATGAATGTGAAATCTCCGCTGGGGAGAGGAGATGCTCCTGTAAGTAGTAAGGTACCAATACCTCCCTGAAGTGCATGAACCTCGGCAGAGCACGCACCCCGCGCTCGCAGCATGACGCGCAAGGACCCGCAGCCAGCCTCCTCCAAGATCCTGGCTCACACTGCTCATCtctgatctttatttttacacacacacaaagcaaaaccaTGGGATGAAGAAAGAGCAATGCTGACTTGATGGATAGAGATGAGCCATACTGGTGGGGGTGGctttcttctcccagctggACCCGAGGCAGAAGCTCTGCTTTATTCTTTCTCGCCTGATGCAGCCAGAGATAAGACCCAGTTGCATGCCATGGAGGGAAATCCAGCACTGGATCTCCTCGTGGAGGAGGATGGTTTGGGGGGAAGAAATCCCAGCGCAGCAGGGAGAAGCTTTGCAGGGTCTCAGTGCCCTCTGATGAGCTCTTTGCCCAAAGGCAAGTCCAGCCAAGGCTGCTCAGCCAAgccgccccctccctgctctGACTGCCCGACCGCACTGTGTTTCGGAGCAGATTCAGCAGGTCTGCCCACCTCGcatggtttttttcttttcggATCTTGAGGGTTTCTCTAAGAGAGAAGCTTTGTTCTTGTGAGTGTGGCCAAATCTCacctcctggctgctgccttgagctgTGTCGGCTCAGGGCTCGGGAGGACGCGTGCTGCTCCCTCGTGTGTTGTCGCAAGCAGCAGTTCTTGGGGATCCAGGCTGTCACACTTAGCTTTTTAGAGACCTTTGAAAATCTTCCCTGTGATCTTGGAATCCCAGAGTAGCTTTTTGTGGCCTTTTCTCCTCCCAGTCTAGAGCCAACCCTGCCGCCATGTCCTCATTCCCTGTGGGGCCCGTTGTTGGAAAAGCTCTTTGCGCCTTCTGCAGGTTGAGTTGGACCCACGTTTTTCCCTCGAGGAGCTCTTTGGTACTGGTATTTTGGAGTTTATCCTCTATTCAGTAGTACCTGGTGGctttggggcagggggaagtGAAAGGTCCTTATTCCTTGCCTGGGAAGTTGTGGTCTGGTCTGGACCTGCTGCCCCAAGCTTGGGAggttcagaaggaaaaaaaagggatggCTTTGTCTGGGCAATGATGccagctccttcctctgctgcGGTAGCCCGTGGCTGGCTGGGTCGCTCGAGGGATTCACCCACCAGGCTCCACAGATGATTTTTCAGTACctgttcctgctcctcctgcaaTGAATGCCAAAAgctacaagggaaaaaaacctgcTACGAGGCAGCCCCAATTTCTGCTGACAAAGGGCTAAATTGCCAAGTTCTTTCCCCACTTTGCATTGATTTCTCATGCGTACAACCACATCCTCCAGCAGCTTATATCATCGCCAAGCATAAAGCCAAAACCGTCAGCTCCCTAATTGCACCCGTGTGCAACTAAACGAGCAGCTTTATTAGTGATGGCGGTAGATATTCATGCTTTCACTTTAAAGACCTCCTAGGGGAGAACATGGACCAAACTCATTCAGGGAAGACTCGCCAGAAAGCCGATGggatttctgcagagaaaagccGAGAAAAAACTCGGAATTCCACTGTTTTCCCAGCAGCCGTGCGCTTTCTGGTTTTGTCTACCACTGTCAGAACTGCTTATCGGAGCATATCAGATTTTTGGcagcctcctttctttcctcaatGTTGTCAGCCCCCAGGCCCCTGTGTCTCCGGAGAAGGCTGCTGACCGTCCTGGTGGCCCGCTACAGTGTTGAGTGCCAATACGTTGTTCTCCAGCGCAGTGTTAGCAGAGGTGGGGATGTGCCGAGCTTGTTTCCCCACCACCATCACCTTGGATCCTAAAGCTTTACGGAAGTGACAAGTCAGTATTGCCTTTTTCATCTTGAGGGTtgtgccttttttaaaaatcatttccaaCAGCACCATTCGCTTCCTGGCTTCTCTCTCCCAGGAGAGACAGGCTTTAGGGAAAAGCACTCGAGAAAGTGAATGTGCTTTGCGGAGGGGCCTCGTCTACCGTTTCTGCGGGAGGGCAGCGGTCCCTTTCGGAGTGGAAAGAGCTGCAGGTGTTTTGAAATGTTcgggaaaaaaagcacacaccCTTCTTCACGTCCTCGGTACTCGATAGCCAACATGCACAATGGTACACgtcactgttttcatttcatcgGCAAAGACACCAAGAAAGCACCTTAAATCGGGAAAAGACTGAGCCCTCGCCACGAGCTGCGTTTCTTTCCTGCTTACAACACAGCATCTCTAAAATGGGAGAGATTTGGGATTCTGAGCAATAAAAGCCCATGTGGGAATCAAATGGCGACTGGAAGTATTAGACAGTTGTAACCCAACCTGCCAAAGGGCAGGAACCAGCACTTTTAACTTCTCTTTAAAGGAACCAATTTGTTGACAAGATGATTTCTTGGGGGATATAAACTGGTTTTTCACCAGGAGTGGAGTTTGGGCCCTTGTCCATGGTACCACCTTCCAAGAGCCAAACGAGTGTGAGTCGTTCCAGGGGCCTGGCTATCTTCGCAGCCACCCTGCGCAGACCAGGATGGGAACGGGGCGCTGGAGCCCCATGGCACCCATGAAGGTTTCAGCCCGGGCTTTCGGCTTGCCCCCGGCACGCTTGCTACGAGTCTCGTTGGGCCGTGGTGCCACGGTCCTTTCCTGCACCCACGTCGAGAGCCACCACTTCTGGCCCTGGCACTGCTGGGGGGGACAGGCAGCAGCTTGGCCTAAGGAGAAACTGAGTTTTTTAGGGACATGCACCGTGGACGAACAGGTGGAAATGCCCAAGCCTAGAGCCAGAGGGAGTTTCCCgtgcctctgctcctgcctggccATAGCGCGGTGCCTGGGACCAAAGCACGGAgacttcctttctcctctcgACCTGAGCCGCAcgtggccagcagagctgatACACTGGAGCCCCAAGACCATAAACTCGTTTAGATGCTCAGTCCTCAACGCCTCTAAGAAATGTTTCCATCCCACCAGCCGCTAGACGTTTTGCCGCTTTATATTAAAAGGTAACAAAGGTTCCCTTTAGAGGGATGACCTCAGCAGCGAGGGATTGCTCTTTTCCAGATGAAGATTAATTTTGTGTTCGTTTGTTTGCTATGGCAGTTTAGCTGAGTGTGCATTTCCACCTCCAGAACCCTCACACtgtgtataaaaaaaaatggataaaattatatataatatatattcttgtGAATGTTggtgcaaaagagaaaatatataaagtttcagtctgttttatgttattttttatctatatgaatgaaaggaagaaatggagaacattttttccatctgacaccccccccacacacacctaCCTGTAGATATCAACAGGTTTTATggaaatgttttactttttagaCTTAGGAACATGCTTCTGTTCTCATTGAATGTTCTGTCTTGTAAGAttgtaatttctatttttttaaagaaaagaaaataactaaataatAAAACTTCCTCTTTCAGACCAGTCAGCTAGGaagggagggcaggggagggagaaatgtttatttaaagacaaaagctctgtctgaatttttcatgacatgaaataaaaagtaatataatGTATGGAAGAATAACTTTTTATTGAGGTGTATTCTATAGGCATATAGATGTATATTGCACAAaatttacaggaagaataatAAAGTCTGTTTTGCAAGGtaaaaaataatactgctgGAAATAGTGACTGTGATTCTGCATTTTAGCGAATGGA
This sequence is a window from Rhea pennata isolate bPtePen1 chromosome 27, bPtePen1.pri, whole genome shotgun sequence. Protein-coding genes within it:
- the LOC134151766 gene encoding nuclear receptor ROR-beta-like, with the protein product MASSFGQRQVLWRTDRQTDESPVAQGGRVQHPVRSTAARGAEHPAGSAEHPVKMPSRSAEHPAGSAEHPVKMPPRSAEHPAGSAAPHCSEGASGPGFGLFLSRRQRLVPFQGLFRIDGRREQGAAAPAGHAVPRRRRRPSAAAQIEVIPCKICGDKSSGIHYGVITCEGCKGFFRRSQQNNASYSCSRQRNCLIDRTNRNRCQHCRLQKCLALGMSRDAVKFGRMSKKQRDSLYAEVQKHQQSQEQSGVPKDEPEPLGRVYTTSVGSGLSDLDDISTLSDGLLFDFPLTPDGAGAYYNLDLLASAQPSPDPSSLDVAEAALIKQESIYELMLEPALLAHGALEGSQLAADISVLEIDRIAQNVVKSHLETCQYTTEELKRLAWTLYSPEEIRALQSKSCEAMWQQCSLQISNAIQYVVEFAKRIDGFMELCQNDQIILLKAGCLEVLLIRMIRAFNPLNNTVLFEGKYGSVQMFKSLGCDDLINAVFELGRNLCRLQLSDEELALFTAAVLLSPDRPWLTESKKVQKLQDKIYIALQHEIQKKHSAEDKLSKMVSKLPLMKTICNLHLDKLEFFRLLHPETAMNFPPLYKEVFNSELQYSDPRES